In the Raineyella fluvialis genome, GATGGGCGACAAGAAGACGATGACCCTCGAGGTCGAGCTGCACATCGGTGACAACACCGTGCGCGCCATCGCACTGAAGCCGACCGACGGCATCGTCCGCGGCCAGGAGGTCGTCGACACCGGTGCGCCGATCTCGGTGCCGGTGGGCGAGGTGACCAAGGGCAAGGTCTGGAACGTGACCGGCGACGTGCTGAACGTCGACCCGGCCTCGTTCGAGGTGACCGAGCGCTGGCCGATCCACCGCGAGCCGCCGTCGTTCGACGCGCTGGAGTCCAAGACCGAGCAGCTCTACACGGGCATCAAGGTCCTCGACCTGCTCACCCCCTACGTCAAGGGTGGCAAGATCGGCCTCTTCGGTGGCGCGGGTGTGGGCAAGACCGTGCTGATCCAGGAGATGATCTTCCGTATCGCCCACAACTTCGGTGGCACCTCGGTGTTCGCCGGTGTGGGGGAGCGGACCCGTGAGGGCAACGACCTCATCTTCGAGATGGAGGAGGCGGGCGTCCTCAAGGACACCGCCCTGGTCTTCGGTCAGATGGACGAGCCGCCGGGCACGCGTCTGCGCATCGCCCTCTCCGGTCTGACGATGGCGGAGTACTTCCGCGACGTCCAGAACCAGGACGTGCTGCTCTTCATCGACAACATCTTCCGGTTCACCCAGGCCGGTTCCGAGGTGTCGACCCTGCTCGGCCGGATGCCGTCCGCGGTGGGCTACCAGCCGAACCTGGCCGACGAGATGGGCGCCCTGCAGGAGCGCATCACCTCCACGCGTGGTCACTCCATCACGTCGATGCAGGCCATCTACGTGCCGGCCGACGACTACACCGACCCGGCCCCGGCGACCACCTTCGCCCACCTCGACGCCACCACCGAGCTCAGCCGCTCGATCGCGTCGCGTGGCCTCTACCCGGCCGTCGACCCGCTGACCTCGACGTCGCGCATCCTCGACCCGCAGTACGTGGGCCAGGCGCACTACGACGTGGCCACCCGGGTGAAGCAGATCCTCCAGCGCAACAAGGAACTGCAGGACATCATCGCCATCCTCGGTATCGACGAGCTGTCCGAAGAGGACAAGATCACCGTCAACCGCGCTCGGCGGATCCAGCAGTTCCTCTCGCAGAACACCTACACCGGTGAGAAGTTCACCGGCGTGCCGGGTTCGACCGTGGAGATGCCTGAGATCGTGGAGTCCTTCCGGATGATCTGCGACGGTGAGGTCGACCACGTCCCCGAGCAGGCGTTCTTCAACGTGGGCGGTCTCGAAGACGTCTACCGCGCCTGGGACAAGATGAAGAAGGAAGGCTGAGCCATGGCCACGAGCACCCTCCACGTCGAGGTTGTCTCGGCCGAGCGCAGCATCTGGTCGGGTGAAGCGGTGAACATCATCGCTCGCACCGTCGAGGGCGACATCGGTATCCTCCCGGGTCACTCCCCGTTGGTCGCGCTGCTGCAGCCGTCCGCGGTGGAGATCTTCACCCTGGAGGGCAATCGTGAGGTCGTGGCCGTGGACGGCGGATTCATCTCCGTCGCCCAGGGCCGGGTCTCCGTGCTGAGCGCCTTCGCGAGGCTCGGTCACGAGATCGACCAGCACGAGGCCGAGCAGGAGTACGTCGCGGCCCGCGAACGCCTCGAACACGAGGCGGACGACGAGGAGACCCGCCAGCACTTCAACCGCGCCCGCGCCCAGGTGCGCGCCGCCGAGAAGTACACCGGGCAGGCGAGCCCCGAGCTCGCAGTCTGACGGATCGAGCTGCGGCGAGCCGGCCGTCACCGCTCAGAGGGCGGGACCACCTTCGGGTGGTCCCGCCCTCGGGCGTTCGCGGCCGTGTGCTGGGGACCAGATCGGCGGTTCTGCAGAGGGGCGCCCATCAGTAGAATGTGGCCATGTATCTGGCCGTCCTCAAGTTCTGCATCGTGGCACTTGTCGTTCTGGCCATCCCTGTCATCCTGATCGTGGCGCGTCGGATCTGGCTGGTACGAACAGTAGGAGCCTTCGACTGCAGCATGATCATGGAATCCGCGACTCCGGGCACCCGATGGGTGCCCGGAGTCGGTCGTTTCAAGGGGGAGGAGCTGTGGTGGTACCCGGATTTCGGGTGGTCGTTCTCCCCGCGTCTGCGCTTCCCCCGCGATCGCACGATCGCGCTGCCCAGCCGTGACCTGACCGGGACCGAGATCGCCCCCGAGTTCGCCGACTACCGGGTCGTGCCCCTCAGCCGCAAGATCGGCGGCGGGACAGCGGTATGGGACCTGGCGATGGCCCCGCCCGCCGTCACCGCCGTGCTGAGTTGGCTGGAGGCGGCGCCGCCCGGGATGGGCCATCACCGCCCGCAGATGCCCCCACCCCCGGAGCGACGGCAGCGCCCCTGACGGGGCCTCACTCCTCCTCGGAGCGCTCCGGCGCGTCAGGGGTCTCGAGGGCGTTGTGCTGTGCCGTGATGCGGGCCCGTCGGCGCAGGCCTCGGTGGTCCTGGGGGAGTCGCTCGCCACCGGGGACCCAGAGGATGTCACCGGCCTCCCCGTTGACGACGCGGGTCAGGATGAACAGCAGGTCGGACAGGCGGTTGAGGTAGGTCACGGCCAGCGGGTTGACGCCGCCGATCGCCTCGTCGTCAGACGCGGACTGGGTGCCGTACGTCTCAATCGCCGCCCAGGCACTCCGCTCGGCACGCCGGGTGACGGTCCGCGCCTGGTGGAGGTGCGCCGCCGCCGGGACGCCGCCGGGGAGGATGAAGGAGGAGAGCGTCGGCAACTGCTCGGTGAACTCGTCGCACCAGGCTTCGAGCCGATCGATCGAGGCCTGTTCGATCCGCAGCGGGGGATAGGGCGGATTGTCCGACAGCGGGTTGGACAGGTCGGCGCCGACGTCGAACAGTTCGTTCTGGATCAACCGGAGGATCGAGACCACCTCGTCGGGCATACCGTCGGTGGCCAGGGCCACGCCGAGGATCGAGTTCGCCTCGTCCACATCCCCGTAGGCCGTGACGCGGGGGTCGGTCTTGGCGGCCCAGGACATGTCGGAGAGCCGAGTCCGTCCGGTGTCACCGGTACGGGTGTAGATCCGGTTGAGGTTGACCATGGGGCCAGCCTAGAGGATGGTCCGCGGCGCGGCCGGTGGGCGGGCACGCGGTAGATTCCGGTCAGGACGTAGGCCTGGTCGGCGCGAAGGGTGGAGACATGGGTGCACGATCCGGCTGGGGGGCGGTCGCCTCGACGGTGGTCGGCCTGGTGCTGCTGACCGGCTGCGCACCCGGTGCATCCGGCGGGCCGACCGGGGCGGCCACGGCGGCGCCCTCCGCCACCCGCTTGGCTACCCCCGCCGGCGGCACTGGGACAGGGACGTCGGTGGGCTGTCGTTACGTGCGTGCCGGCGATCCGGCCCGTCCGGTGGATCCGCCCGCGTCGTCGGCGCCGTCCTCGGGCACGGTCGCGATGACACTGTCGTTCGCCGTGGGCAACGTGACGGTGACGATGGACCGGGCCGAAGCGCCGTGCACCATCAACAGCGTCGAGTCCCTCGCCGGGCAGGGCTTCTACACCGGGACGTCCTGCCACCGGCTCGCCGACAACGGGCTGTTCATGCTGCAGTGCGGCGACCCGACCGGTACCGGCGGTGGGGGCCCCGGTTACCGCTTCGCGGACGAGGTCGCTCCTCGGACGACGTATCCAGCCGGGACCGTGGCGATGGCCAACGCCGGTGCCGACACCAACGGTTCCCAGTTCTTCCTCGTCTACCAGGACTCGCGGCTTCCGCCGGCCTACACCGTCTTCGGCCACCTCGACGACGCCTCGACCGCGGTGATCGGCAGGATCGCGGCGGAGGGCCAGGACGGGTCCTGGGGCGACGGCACAGGTCGGCCGAACAACGCCGCGGCTATCACCGCCGTGCGGCTGGGCTGACGTCTCGGCGCAGGACGAAGCGCTCGAGGGCGGCGGTGAACACCTCGCGCCGCTCGGTGTGCACCCAGTGGCCGGAATCCTTGATCGTCACCTGGAGCGTGTTGGGGAAGTACCGCCGCATGGCCGGCGCGTACTCCGGGAGGACGTAGTCGCTGTTGGCACCCTTGATCCACAGCGTCGGACCGTCCCAGGTGCCCTCCACCTCCTCGGGCCAGCCGAGGACCTTGTTGAGCTCCGCCGCCAGCATCCGGATGTTCGGCTGCCAGTACCAGGAGTCGCCGTCGCGGGCGAGGTTCTGCAGCACCCACTCCCGCAGACCGCGATCGGGCAGGAGCGGACGCATCATGGCGGAGGCCGACTGACGGTCAGTGATCTGTCCGAGGTCGAGCGCCTCGATCGCCGCAACGATGTCCGCGAACTGCCGGTGCCCG is a window encoding:
- the atpD gene encoding F0F1 ATP synthase subunit beta — its product is MTAIAEQNAEVKPGATGRVVRVIGPVVDVEFPPDAMPRILNALTLEVEVMGDKKTMTLEVELHIGDNTVRAIALKPTDGIVRGQEVVDTGAPISVPVGEVTKGKVWNVTGDVLNVDPASFEVTERWPIHREPPSFDALESKTEQLYTGIKVLDLLTPYVKGGKIGLFGGAGVGKTVLIQEMIFRIAHNFGGTSVFAGVGERTREGNDLIFEMEEAGVLKDTALVFGQMDEPPGTRLRIALSGLTMAEYFRDVQNQDVLLFIDNIFRFTQAGSEVSTLLGRMPSAVGYQPNLADEMGALQERITSTRGHSITSMQAIYVPADDYTDPAPATTFAHLDATTELSRSIASRGLYPAVDPLTSTSRILDPQYVGQAHYDVATRVKQILQRNKELQDIIAILGIDELSEEDKITVNRARRIQQFLSQNTYTGEKFTGVPGSTVEMPEIVESFRMICDGEVDHVPEQAFFNVGGLEDVYRAWDKMKKEG
- a CDS encoding F0F1 ATP synthase subunit epsilon, which encodes MATSTLHVEVVSAERSIWSGEAVNIIARTVEGDIGILPGHSPLVALLQPSAVEIFTLEGNREVVAVDGGFISVAQGRVSVLSAFARLGHEIDQHEAEQEYVAARERLEHEADDEETRQHFNRARAQVRAAEKYTGQASPELAV
- a CDS encoding DUF2550 domain-containing protein, which gives rise to MYLAVLKFCIVALVVLAIPVILIVARRIWLVRTVGAFDCSMIMESATPGTRWVPGVGRFKGEELWWYPDFGWSFSPRLRFPRDRTIALPSRDLTGTEIAPEFADYRVVPLSRKIGGGTAVWDLAMAPPAVTAVLSWLEAAPPGMGHHRPQMPPPPERRQRP
- a CDS encoding cob(I)yrinic acid a,c-diamide adenosyltransferase, producing the protein MVNLNRIYTRTGDTGRTRLSDMSWAAKTDPRVTAYGDVDEANSILGVALATDGMPDEVVSILRLIQNELFDVGADLSNPLSDNPPYPPLRIEQASIDRLEAWCDEFTEQLPTLSSFILPGGVPAAAHLHQARTVTRRAERSAWAAIETYGTQSASDDEAIGGVNPLAVTYLNRLSDLLFILTRVVNGEAGDILWVPGGERLPQDHRGLRRRARITAQHNALETPDAPERSEEE
- a CDS encoding peptidylprolyl isomerase — protein: MGARSGWGAVASTVVGLVLLTGCAPGASGGPTGAATAAPSATRLATPAGGTGTGTSVGCRYVRAGDPARPVDPPASSAPSSGTVAMTLSFAVGNVTVTMDRAEAPCTINSVESLAGQGFYTGTSCHRLADNGLFMLQCGDPTGTGGGGPGYRFADEVAPRTTYPAGTVAMANAGADTNGSQFFLVYQDSRLPPAYTVFGHLDDASTAVIGRIAAEGQDGSWGDGTGRPNNAAAITAVRLG
- a CDS encoding alpha/beta fold hydrolase; translation: MTTVPDLFSITFGTEGPLVVFCHGLLGQGRNFAQIARQLGLHGASTVLLDMPNHGRSLWTEHFDYPEAADIVARWLVGSPEVGGRPVTLVGHSMGGKISMLVALRHPELVEKLVVADMSPVVYHGHRQFADIVAAIEALDLGQITDRQSASAMMRPLLPDRGLREWVLQNLARDGDSWYWQPNIRMLAAELNKVLGWPEEVEGTWDGPTLWIKGANSDYVLPEYAPAMRRYFPNTLQVTIKDSGHWVHTERREVFTAALERFVLRRDVSPAARR